A region of Vespula vulgaris chromosome 1, iyVesVulg1.1, whole genome shotgun sequence DNA encodes the following proteins:
- the LOC127062956 gene encoding serine-rich adhesin for platelets-like isoform X8 — protein MWRIICLITTFLTFGYGFSDPSDNTSEAFPLEYELEIQDSYTFHLFKCEEVGNFPHPLNCKLFYECSLYKHGRYRRFLRKCKIGFVFSTNLGKCTYPQESGRPECSGKGILTTPSRPTKHPSSKITKVPTHRTTTRKNKTHLKTTILPTLPPKIECLAEGFMAHPTDCAKYYVCISRINNTFQVFEMKCKLGTIWDREKEICSHRWKVRNPRCGPYITDEPTTRSTEDVTKATQHSTHKLITEILTSTSIQQTTGLTTGTVTQTSAHSVSTEATVTIPPSSTDARTDKSTEPVTQTTELTPKSMTETITHSSVKPSTILPTSPSTKVITETRSPSSAESSTDLLVGTSTESLTETADVSTSTPVTQKGSSSSEKSSTDRASSTKIDPSSVEPSTKSLTSTSTPVGTLTAKSSTLTTVTEAVTSSSIKPATDLLVGTSTESVTGTSGLSTSTQENETVRPSSVEPSTDLLTSTSTPAGTVTVEHSTLPPVTQTVTSSSDKSSTDLLVGTTTESVSKTSGLSTSTSENETVRPSSIEPSTDLLTSTNVPPSTVTAEHTTRTSEKETTEHTTVDPSTKIIVVTSTIIVTENPQHPTNTTENETVSPSSVEPSTDLLTSTSTPRGSVTVEHSTLPPVTQTVTSSSVKSSTDLPVGPTTETITETTGLSSSTPESETVRPSSREPSTELSTSTNTPRGTVTVEHSTLPPVTQTVTSSSAATSTDLTVGPTTETITKTTGLSSSTPESETVRPSSREPSTELSTSTNTPRGTVTVEHSTLPQVTQTATSSSVKSSTDLLVGTTTESVTGTTGLSSSTSEKETVRSSSVEPSTDLLTSTSTPRGSVTVEHSTLPPVTQTVTSSSVKSSTDLPVGPTTETITETTGLSSSTPESETVRPSSREPSTELSTSTNTPRGTVTVEHSTLPPVTQTVTSSSVKSSTDLLVGTTTESVTGTTGLSSSTSEKETVRPSSVEPSTDLLTSTSTPRGTVTVEHSTLPPVTQTVTSSSVKSSTDLLVGTTTESVTGTTGLSSSTSEKETVRPSSVEPSTDLLTSTSTPRGTVTVEHSTLPQVTQTVTSSSAATSTDLTVGPTTETITETTGLSSSTPESETVRPSSREPSTELSTSTNTPRGTVTVEHSTLPQVTQTATSSSVKSSTDLLVGTTTESVTGTTGLSSSTSEKETVRPSSVEPSTNLLTSTSTPRGPVTVEHSTLPPVTQTATSSSVKSSTDLLVGTTTESDTGTSVLPTSTTENETVRSSSIEPSTDLLTSTNVPPSTVTAEHTTRTSERETTEHSTVDPSTEIIVVTSTIIVTENPQRPTNTARNETVSPSSVEPSTDLLTSTNTPTGTVTVEHSTLPPVTETATSSSFKSSTDLTVGPTTESVTGTTGLSSSTSEKETVRPSSVEPSTNLLTSTSTSAGTVTVEHSTLPPVTQTATSSSLKPATDLLVGTTTESVTETSGLSRSTPENETVRPSSLEPSTELLTSTSTPRDTVTVEHSTLPPVTQTVTSSSAATSTDLTVGPTTESVTGTTGLSSSTSEKETVRPSSVEPSTNLLTSTSTSAGTVTVEHSTLPPVTQTATSSSLKPATDLLVGTTTESVTETSGLSRSTPENETVRPSSLEPSTELLTSTSTPRDTVTVEHSTLPPVTQTVTSSSAATSTDLTVGPTTESVTGTTGLSSSTSEKETVRPSSVEPSTNLLTSTSTSAGTVTVEHSTLPSVTQTATSSSLKPATDLLVGTTTESVTETSGLSRSTPENETVRPSSLEPSTELLTSTSTPRDTVTVEHSTLPPVTQTVTSLSAATSTDLTVGPTTESVTGTTGLSSSTSEKETVRPSSVEPSTDLLTSTSTSTSTVTFEHSTFTPVTQTVTSSLETSTYLSTASNTNPLTETAEPSTHSPVTDTRSSSSINSSTAPSRSTTSESVPETTDLSTHISLTESVFTTSPESSTNLISVSTAGTISSTIESSTNVNSVKLSSTSESPMDKTVCTTLGFFPNPNDCSKFFRCVQVDDVFTRIDFVCPDETVWDQELLRCNSVSVSHSNCKNSPPDIDDEPDMSGDDNMCPIGKLSGDQIALVCPTGFRKHPKYCNIFYQCTSESNLDINIALFACPEGTIYNHNEMQCVFASTANYRMFGCKNVLLNPMANSVPILTVPSTQLCPSEGSFSYHPGCSNAYFKCKRNRKGLLQGYLYKCPVDYVFSPFSRNCEPAKYFPLCLNPTQNFQTNSYSSGLYLTHHNIFYIGKQLS, from the exons atgtGGAGGATCATCTGCCTTATAACTACTTTTTTAACGTTCGGATACGGTTTTTCTGATCCATCTGACAATACGTCTGAAGCTTTTCCACTGGAATACG AACTTGAAATACAAGATAGTTACACCTTCCATTTGTTCAAATGCGAGGAAGTGGGTAACTTTCCTCATCCTCTCAATTGCAAATTGTTTTATGAGTGTAGTTTATACAAGCATGGACGTTACCGTCGTTTCCTTCGTAAATGCAAGATAGGATTTGTCTTTTCGACAAATTTAGGCAAATGTACTTATCCTCAAGAAAGTGGGAGACCAGAATGCAGTGGTAAAGGAATCTTAACGACACCATCACGGCCTACAA AACATCCTTCATCTAAAATAACTAAAGTGCCCACGCATCGAACTACTACACGCAAAAATAAAACGCATTTAAAAACTACTATCTTACCGACTTTGCCACCGAAAATAGAGTGCCTTGCGGAAGGTTTCATGGCACATCCTACGGATTGTGCGAAatattacgtatgtatttcgCGAATCAATAATACATTTCAAGTCTTTGAAATGAAATGTAAACTTGGGACAATATGGgatcgagaaaaggaaatttgCAGCCATCGTTGGAAAGTACGAAACCCTCGTTGTGGCCCATATATTACAG ATGAACCAACTACTAGAAGTACTGAGGATGTTACCAAGGCTACACAGCATTCTACACATAAGCTAATAACTGAAATTCTTACGTCTACATCGATTCAACAAACAACAG GTTTAACTACTGGAACTGTTACTCAAACATCAGCGCATTCTGTAAGTACAGAAGCTACTGTAACAATTCCACCTTCATCGACTGATGCAAGAACTGATAAAAGTACTGAACCTGTTACTCAGACCACAGAATTAACACCTAAATCAATGACTGAGACAATTACACATTCATCAGTTAAACCATCGACAATCCTACCAACCAGTCCGAGTACTAAAGTCATTACAGAAACTAGATCGCCTTCATCGGCTGAATCCTCCACAGACCTATTAGTTGGGACAAGTACTGAATCTCTAACAGAGACTGCAGATGTGTCAACAAGTACACCAGTAACTCAAAAAGGTTCTTCATCGTCAGAGAAATCATCGACAGATCGAGCGTCTAGCACAAAAATTGATCCTTCATCGGTAGAACCATCGACAAAATCATTGACAAGTACAAGTACTCCAGTTGGCACGCTAACGGCAAAGTCTTCTACACTTACAACAGTAACAGAAGCTGTAACGTCTTCATCCATTAAGCCAGCAACAGATCTACTAGTTGGAACAAGTACTGAAAGTGTTACCGGAACTTCTGGGCTTTCAACGAGTACACAAGAAAATGAGACAGTTCGTCCATCTTCGGTTGAGCCATCCACAGATCTTTTGACGAGTACAAGTACTCCAGCAGGCACTGTAACAGTTGAGCATTCTACACTTCCACCAGTAACACAAACAGTAACGTCTTCATCCGATAAATCGTCTACAGATCTACTAGTTGGAACAACTACTGAAAGTGTTAGCAAAACTTCCGGACTTTCGACGAGTACATCAGAAAATGAGACAGTTCGACCTTCTTCAATTGAGCCATCTACAGACCTATTGACAAGTACAAATGTACCACCTAGTACCGTTACGGCAGAGCATACTACAAGGACatcggaaaaagaaacaacagaaCATACAACTGTTGACCCATCCACTAAAATAATAGTTGTTACAAGTACCATTATTGTCACTGAAAATCCACAGCATCCGACGAATACAACAGAGAATGAGACAGTTTCTCCTTCGTCGGTTGAGCCATCCACTGATCTTTTGACGAGTACCAGTACTCCAAGAGGCTCTGTAACAGTTGAACATTCTACACTTCCACCAGTAACACAAACAGTAACGTCCTCATCCGTTAAATCGTCTACAGACCTACCAGTTGGACCAACTACTGAAACCATTACTGAAACTACTGGACTTTCGTCGAGTACACCAGAAAGTGAGACCGTTCGACCTTCTTCACGTGAGCCATCCACCGAACTCTCGACGAGTACCAATACTCCAAGAGGCACTGTAACAGTTGAGCATTCTACACTTCCACCAGTAACACAAACAGTAACATCTTCATCGGCTGCAACAAGTACAGACCTAACAGTTGGACCAACTACTGAAACCATTACTAAAACTACTGGACTTTCGTCGAGTACACCAGAAAGTGAGACCGTTCGACCTTCTTCACGTGAGCCATCCACCGAACTCTCGACGAGTACCAATACTCCAAGAG GCACTGTAACAGTTGAACATTCTACACTTCCACAAGTAACACAAACAGCAACGTCTTCATCCGTTAAATCGTCTACAGACTTACTAGTTGGAACAACTACTGAAAGTGTCACCGGAACTACTGGGCTTTCGTCAAGTacatcagaaaaagaaactgttCGTTCTTCTTCGGTTGAGCCATCCACTGATCTTTTAACGAGTACCAGTACTCCAAGAGGCTCTGTAACAGTTGAACATTCTACACTTCCACCAGTAACACAAACAGTAACGTCCTCATCCGTTAAATCGTCTACAGACCTACCAGTTGGACCAACTACTGAAACCATTACTGAAACTACTGGACTTTCGTCGAGTACTCCAGAAAGTGAGACCGTTCGACCTTCTTCACGTGAGCCATCCACCGAACTCTCGACGAGTACCAATACTCCAAGAGGCACTGTAACAGTTGAGCATTCTACACTTCCACCAGTAACACAAACAGTAACATCTTCATCCGTTAAATCGTCTACAGACTTACTAGTTGGAACAACTACTGAAAGTGTTACCGGAACTACTGGGCTTTCATCAAGTacatcagaaaaagaaactgttCGTCCTTCTTCGGTTGAGCCATCCACTGATCTTTTGACGAGTACAAGTACTCCAAGAGGCACTGTAACAGTTGAACATTCTACACTTCCACCAGTAACACAAACAGTAACGTCCTCATCCGTTAAATCGTCTACAGAC TTACTAGTTGGAACAACTACTGAAAGTGTTACCGGAACTACTGGGCTTTCATCAAGTacatcagaaaaagaaactgttCGTCCTTCTTCGGTTGAGCCATCCACTGATCTTTTGACGAGTACAAGTACTCCAAGAGGCACTGTAACAGTTGAACATTCTACACTTCCACAAGTAACACAAACAGTAACATCTTCATCGGCTGCAACAAGTACAGACCTAACAGTTGGACCAACTACTGAAACCATTACTGAAACTACTGGACTTTCGTCGAGTACACCAGAAAGTGAGACCGTTCGACCTTCTTCACGTGAGCCATCCACCGAACTCTCGACGAGTACCAATACTCCAAGAG GCACTGTAACAGTTGAACATTCTACACTTCCACAAGTAACACAAACAGCAACGTCTTCATCCGTTAAATCGTCTACAGACTTACTAGTTGGAACAACTACTGAAAGTGTTACCGGAACTACTGGGCTTTCATCAAGTacatcagaaaaagaaactgttCGTCCTTCTTCGGTTGAGCCATCCACCAATCTATTGACTAGTACAAGTACTCCAAGAGGCCCTGTAACAGTTGAGCATTCTACACTTCCACCAGTAACACAAACAGCAACGTCTTCATCCGTTAAATCGTCTACAGACCTACTAGTTGGAACAACTACTGAAAGTGATACCGGCACTTCAGTGCTTCCGACGAGTACAACAGAAAATGAGACAGTTCGTTCTTCTTCAATTGAGCCATCTACAGACCTGTTGACAAGTACAAATGTACCACCTAGTACGGTTACGGCAGAGCATACCACAAGGACATCGGAAAGAGAAACAACAGAACATTCAACTGTTGATCCATCCACTGAAATAATAGTTGTTACAAGTACCATAATTGTCACTGAAAATCCACAGCGTCCGACGAATACAGCACGGAATGAGACAGTTTCTCCTTCGTCGGTTGAGCCATCCACCGATCTATTGACGAGTACGAATACTCCAACAGGCACTGTAACAGTTGAGCATTCTACGCTTCCACCAGTAACAGAAACAGCAACGTCTTCTTCCTTTAAATCGTCTACAGAC CTAACAGTTGGACCAACTACTGAAAGTGTTACCGGAACTACTGGGCTTTCGTCAAGTacatcagaaaaagaaactgttCGTCCTTCTTCGGTTGAGCCATCCACCAATCTATTGACTAGTACAAGTACTTCTGCAGGCACTGTAACAGTTGAACATTCTACACTTCCCCCAGTAACACAAACAGCAACGTCTTCATCCTTGAAACCGGCTACAGATCTACTAGTTGGAACAACTACTGAAAGTGTTACTGAGACTTCTGGTCTTTCAAGGAGTACACCAGAAAATGAGACCGTTCGACCTTCTTCTCTTGAGCCATCCACCGAACTCTTGACGAGTACCAGTACTCCAAGAGACACTGTAACAGTTGAGCATTCTACACTTCCACCAGTAACACAAACAGTAACGTCTTCATCGGCTGCAACAAGTACAGACCTAACAGTTGGACCAACTACTGAAAGTGTTACCGGAACTACTGGGCTTTCGTCAAGTacatcagaaaaagaaactgttCGTCCTTCTTCGGTTGAGCCATCCACCAATCTATTGACTAGTACAAGTACTTCTGCAGGCACTGTAACAGTTGAACATTCTACACTTCCCCCAGTAACACAAACAGCAACGTCTTCATCCTTGAAACCGGCTACAGATCTACTAGTTGGAACAACTACTGAAAGTGTTACTGAGACTTCTGGTCTTTCAAGGAGTACACCAGAAAATGAGACCGTTCGACCTTCTTCTCTTGAGCCATCCACCGAACTCTTGACGAGTACCAGTACTCCAAGAGACACTGTAACAGTTGAGCATTCTACACTTCCACCAGTAACACAAACAGTAACGTCTTCATCGGCTGCAACAAGTACAGACCTAACAGTTGGACCAACTACTGAAAGTGTTACCGGAACTACTGGGCTTTCGTCAAGTacatcagaaaaagaaactgttCGTCCTTCTTCGGTTGAGCCATCCACCAATCTATTGACTAGTACAAGTACTTCTGCAGGCACTGTAACAGTTGAACATTCTACACTTCCCTCAGTAACACAAACAGCAACGTCTTCATCCTTGAAACCGGCTACAGATCTACTAGTTGGAACAACTACTGAAAGTGTTACTGAGACTTCTGGTCTTTCAAGGAGTACACCAGAAAATGAGACCGTTCGACCTTCTTCTCTTGAGCCATCCACCGAACTCTTGACGAGTACCAGTACTCCAAGAGACACTGTAACAGTTGAGCATTCTACACTTCCACCAGTAACACAAACAGTAACGTCTTTATCGGCTGCAACAAGTACAGAC CTAACAGTTGGACCAACTACTGAAAGTGTTACCGGAACTACTGGGCTTTCGTCAAGTacatcagaaaaagaaactgttCGTCCTTCTTCGGTTGAGCCATCCACCGATCTATTGACTAGTACAAGTACTTCTACAAGCACTGTAACATTTGAACATTCTACATTTACACCAGTAACACAAACTGTAACGTCTTCGTTAGAAACATCGACATATCTATCAACAGCTTCTAATACAAACCCTCTTACTGAAACTGCTGAGCCGTCAACACATTCACCAGTAACTGATACTCGTTCGTCTTCCTCCATTAATTCATCTACGGCTCCTTCTAGAAGTACTACTTCTGAGAGTGTTCCCGAAACGACAGATCTTTCTACACATATATCTTTAACCGAATCTGTCTTTACTACATCTCCTGAATCTTCAACAAACTTAATATCTGTTTCAACTGCTGGAACCATATCTTCTACTATAGAATCTTCAACTAATGTTAACTCCGTGAAACTGTCGTCTACTTCAGAATCTCCTATGGATAAAACAGTATGCACAACCCTTGGTTTCTTCCCGAATCCCAATGATTGCTCTAAGTTCTTCAGATGTGTCCAAGTTGACGATGTATTTACTAGAATCGATTTCGTTTGTCCCGATGAAACTGTTTGGGATCAAGAATTGTTACGTTGCAATTCTGTGTCTGTATCACATTCTAATTGTAAGAATAGTCCACCAGATATAGATGATGAACCTGATATGTCAGGGGACGATAACATGTGTCCTATTGGAAAATTATCTGGTGATCAAATAGCACTTGTTTGTCCTACAGGATTTCGAAAACATcctaaatattgtaatattttctacCAGTGCACATCTGAGAGTAATTTGGATATTAATATTGCCTTGTTTGCATGTCCCGAAGGTACGATTTACAATCATAATGAAATGCAATGTGTTTTCGCAAGTACGGCTAATTACCGTATGTTTGGCTGTAAGAATGTTCTTTTGAATCCAATGGCTAACTCAGTTCCTATC ttgACCGTTCCATCTACACAGCTTTGTCCATCCGAAGGCTCGTTCTCATATCATCCAGGTTGTTCAAATGCATACTTCAAATGCAAACGCAATCGAAAAGGCTTACTACAAGGCTATCTCTATAAATGTCCTGTTGATTACGTGTTCTCTCCGTTTTCAAGAAATTGCGAACCAGCAAAATATTTTCCACTTTGTTTAAATCCTACTCagaattttcaaacgaattcaTACTCTAGTGGTTTATATTTGACCCATCATAACATCTTTTATATTGGAAAACAATTatcttag